GCAGCATTCGCATCAAAACATGGAGATCCTCACCTACGTCGTCAGCGGCGCATTGGAACACTCCGACAGTCTGGGCAATGGTTCGGTGATCCGACCAGGGGAATTGCAACGCATGAGCGCCGGGACCGGGATCGCACACAGCGAATGGAACCATTCGCCCGAACAGCAACTGCATCTGCTGCAAATCTGGATTCTCCCCGAACGCGAAGGGACCAAGCCGTCGTACGAAGAGCAGACGCTGCCGGAACCGGAGCCCTCGGCGCTCCGTTTGATGGCCTCGCCGCCGGGACGCGACGGCATCGTGACGATCCATCAGGACGTCGACGTATACGACGCGCATCTCTCCCCCGGC
This region of Candidatus Zixiibacteriota bacterium genomic DNA includes:
- a CDS encoding pirin family protein, with amino-acid sequence MITLRPSDARGQTRTGWLDSRHTFSFNRYYDARHMGFRALRVINEDFVEGGQGFGQHSHQNMEILTYVVSGALEHSDSLGNGSVIRPGELQRMSAGTGIAHSEWNHSPEQQLHLLQIWILPEREGTKPSYEEQTLPEPEPSALRLMASPPGRDGIVTIHQDVDVYDAHLSPGSVVAHAIGPGRHAWLQLISGSVVLNGTTLAAGDGAAVSDENALDISVDGASNFLLFDLA